The following are encoded in a window of bacterium genomic DNA:
- a CDS encoding ribonuclease HII, producing the protein MQWLIGVDEAGRGALAGPVCVGAVLYPSDFDWREIFTLITKRGEPKLRDSKQLSAQQREILYAAITAHGRLRHASALVEAEVIDSIGISNAAREAAAIAVQRLGIGPSRVKVLLDAGLSVSSEWDQESFVRGDETIPAISFASMIAKVTRDTHMEELAGTHDRYGFAQHKGYGTAAHTLAIRQHGLVPLIHRKTFLTAYA; encoded by the coding sequence GTGCAATGGCTGATTGGAGTAGACGAGGCTGGGCGAGGTGCGCTCGCCGGACCCGTCTGTGTCGGAGCCGTCCTCTATCCCTCGGATTTCGATTGGCGCGAAATTTTTACGCTCATCACCAAGCGCGGCGAGCCGAAGCTGCGGGATTCCAAGCAGCTTTCCGCGCAGCAACGCGAGATCCTCTATGCGGCTATTACTGCACACGGTCGACTGAGGCATGCGAGCGCACTCGTGGAAGCCGAAGTCATCGATTCGATCGGTATCTCCAATGCAGCGAGAGAAGCTGCTGCGATAGCGGTGCAGCGTCTCGGTATCGGTCCCTCGCGCGTGAAGGTACTGCTCGATGCAGGCCTTTCGGTCTCCTCCGAATGGGATCAGGAATCCTTCGTACGCGGCGACGAGACGATCCCTGCCATCTCTTTCGCCTCGATGATCGCCAAGGTCACCCGCGACACCCACATGGAAGAGCTTGCGGGTACGCATGATCGGTACGGATTCGCCCAGCACAAGGGCTACGGGACGGCAGCGCACACCTTGGCCATCCGCCAACACGGGCTTGTGCCCCTCATCCACCGCAAGACCTTCTTGACAGCCTACGCTTGA
- the rpmF gene encoding 50S ribosomal protein L32, with product MVVRMRRNRSQTAKRRSHHALKAVRATRCECGALRLPHTACASCGKYNGKVVIDVVGRAARTARRDKRREKELMASGQKVDTKEEAAK from the coding sequence ATGGTAGTTCGAATGCGGAGGAACCGCTCACAGACAGCAAAGCGCCGGAGCCATCATGCTCTGAAGGCGGTCCGTGCCACCCGCTGCGAATGCGGGGCACTCCGCCTGCCGCACACCGCCTGCGCGTCCTGCGGTAAGTACAACGGCAAGGTCGTTATCGACGTCGTCGGCCGTGCTGCCCGCACCGCCCGCCGCGACAAGCGCCGCGAGAAGGAGCTCATGGCGAGCGGCCAGAAGGTTGATACAAAAGAAGAAGCAGCGAAGTAA
- the nusB gene encoding transcription antitermination factor NusB — protein MANRHLARSVVLQVLFERDASNNAMTLEEGVSRLQSYAGEFGARESDQPFMKQLLGMVIAKQKEIDTVIEKAAPEWPLDKIAAIDRNILRLGLCELIFADRTQVPAKVAINEAIELAKNFGSNSSGRFVNGVMGAVYVELGEPGKNEGTARKQAGGGQNIGKMPVELLAGAVVFAKHEGETYLAFVHDIFGHWTISKGKIREGETLEEGTKRAIKEELNLDVEIRQELGVNEYTANDPDVKGGKKRKRVTYFLAESPFNDITLGSSGGLDDAQWFPLSQVGSLNFYDDTLKIIIPAINVLAQKVKKAE, from the coding sequence ATGGCGAACCGACACCTAGCTCGTTCCGTCGTACTCCAGGTCCTCTTCGAAAGAGATGCATCCAACAATGCGATGACGCTTGAAGAAGGCGTCTCCCGTCTCCAGAGCTACGCGGGCGAATTCGGAGCGCGCGAATCCGACCAGCCGTTCATGAAGCAGCTGCTCGGCATGGTGATCGCGAAACAGAAAGAGATCGATACCGTCATCGAGAAGGCTGCTCCGGAATGGCCGCTCGATAAGATCGCCGCGATCGATCGCAACATCCTGCGCCTCGGCCTCTGCGAACTCATCTTCGCCGATCGTACGCAGGTGCCGGCGAAGGTCGCCATCAATGAGGCGATCGAGCTCGCGAAGAATTTCGGCTCCAATTCTTCCGGAAGATTCGTAAACGGCGTCATGGGCGCTGTCTATGTCGAACTCGGCGAGCCGGGCAAGAACGAAGGCACGGCACGTAAGCAGGCTGGCGGCGGCCAGAACATCGGTAAGATGCCGGTCGAGCTTCTTGCGGGTGCCGTCGTCTTCGCGAAACACGAAGGAGAGACGTATCTCGCATTCGTACACGACATCTTCGGCCATTGGACCATCTCGAAAGGGAAGATCCGCGAAGGAGAAACCCTTGAAGAGGGGACGAAGCGCGCGATCAAGGAAGAATTGAATCTCGATGTTGAAATCCGACAGGAACTCGGCGTCAATGAATACACCGCCAACGATCCCGACGTGAAAGGCGGCAAGAAGCGCAAGCGCGTCACCTACTTCCTTGCGGAATCGCCGTTTAATGACATCACGCTCGGCTCTTCCGGCGGTCTCGATGACGCGCAGTGGTTCCCGCTCTCGCAGGTCGGCAGCCTCAACTTCTACGACGATACGCTGAAGATCATCATTCCGGCGATCAACGTCCTCGCCCAGAAAGTCAAAAAGGCAGAGTAG
- the rnc gene encoding ribonuclease III, with protein sequence MDFAPFEAKIGFTFTDKRLIEAAFTHRSYLNENRASAREHNERLEFLGDAVLELVVTEFLYKKYPEKPEGELTAYRAALVNTNSIADAAAKLGMNDFLLLSRGEAKDTGRARGIILANAFEAIIGAIYLDAGYDASYKFIEAQLFHKTDDVVEKRLWQDAKSRLQEIAQEKVSVTPTYELVNQSGPDHDKRFVVAVFLGSTKTALGEGRSKQEAEQDAAGKALTARGW encoded by the coding sequence ATGGATTTTGCGCCCTTCGAGGCAAAGATAGGATTCACGTTCACCGACAAACGCCTTATCGAGGCGGCATTCACGCACCGTTCCTATCTCAACGAGAACCGTGCAAGCGCGCGCGAGCACAATGAACGCCTGGAATTCCTTGGTGATGCGGTCTTAGAACTCGTCGTCACCGAATTCCTCTATAAGAAGTACCCGGAAAAGCCGGAAGGGGAATTGACCGCGTATCGTGCGGCACTCGTGAATACGAACTCGATCGCTGATGCTGCCGCGAAACTCGGCATGAATGACTTCCTTCTTCTCTCACGCGGCGAAGCGAAGGATACCGGCCGTGCGCGCGGCATCATCCTTGCGAATGCATTCGAGGCGATCATCGGTGCGATCTATCTCGATGCGGGATACGATGCGTCGTACAAGTTCATCGAGGCGCAGCTTTTCCATAAGACCGATGATGTCGTCGAGAAACGCTTGTGGCAGGACGCGAAGAGCCGCCTGCAGGAAATCGCGCAGGAGAAAGTCTCCGTCACGCCGACCTATGAATTGGTGAATCAGTCGGGTCCCGATCACGATAAGCGTTTCGTGGTCGCAGTTTTTCTCGGCTCAACGAAGACCGCGCTCGGCGAAGGTCGCTCCAAGCAGGAAGCAGAGCAGGATGCGGCAGGGAAGGCGCTGACCGCGCGGGGCTGGTAG
- a CDS encoding cold-shock protein, with product MWLLFKKREVGTLKFYNVQKGFGFASCPNGPDIRLTRKTFKGRVDKTEFAKGAKISFKASAKVPKGKTARDAATWSMA from the coding sequence ATGTGGCTACTGTTCAAAAAGCGTGAAGTTGGTACGCTCAAGTTCTACAACGTGCAAAAAGGCTTTGGCTTCGCTTCGTGCCCCAACGGACCGGACATCCGATTGACGAGGAAGACCTTTAAGGGTCGCGTCGACAAGACCGAGTTCGCCAAGGGTGCCAAGATAAGCTTCAAGGCCTCGGCCAAAGTGCCCAAGGGCAAGACCGCCCGAGATGCCGCGACGTGGAGCATGGCATAA
- a CDS encoding AAA family ATPase, with product MYLRSIELSGFKSFGKKTELVFGSRIAAIVGPNGSGKSNVADGFRFVLGEQSMKSMRGKRGEDMIWGGSPALPRMNRAAVKLVFDNSKRLLDIDFSDVIIERVVHRDGANEYLLNGSVVRLKDVIRLLAGANIGGSGYQIISQGEADRILNASPKERREMVEDALGLKLYQHKKAESERKLAETAVNIDKTKSLRRELAPHLKFLQTQVEKIEKAREMKADLAYKLSDYLARENAYLAMEATRLTDESKEREHEIKQLEHRLKDARAVKGDGPQENRSLPLLQKLESLQNELSNARRKREEIVRELGRAEGALEAVAITVETGIPAPQVREFVREITDSIERAEAQDDIAGIRALLSQLRGRIHAFIDGLSGAAPVTHEETRREVERLTESLSKAEAEESRLAKEMEHVRSEITKAREASFAAEREEVRVEAQLRESQSKMMALRSEFEHSKDLKRRFEEEVREGIALLGTAFEGWNTHEVPQGALSEDRREQEKRRREIERLKIKIEEAGVGGGDAVVREYNQTIERDAFLLKELDDLEKSARALQDLIAELEKTIDARFTEGLKHINEALKLFFAKLFGGGEAKLEVEEPKRVRRARGEEIDEEEAVVDEEEELYAGLSIAVSLPRKKVRGLEVLSGGERALTSIALIFSMSQVNPPPFLILDETDAALDEANSKRYADMIMELGKKSQLIVITHNRSTMSAAGELYGVTMSQDGVSKILSVKLEEAERVAK from the coding sequence ATGTACCTCAGATCGATCGAGCTCAGCGGTTTCAAGTCATTCGGCAAGAAGACCGAGCTGGTGTTCGGTTCCCGCATCGCCGCGATCGTGGGGCCGAATGGTTCCGGTAAATCGAACGTCGCCGACGGCTTCCGCTTCGTCCTTGGCGAGCAGTCGATGAAATCGATGCGCGGCAAGCGCGGCGAAGACATGATCTGGGGAGGTTCCCCTGCGCTTCCGCGCATGAATCGCGCGGCGGTGAAGCTCGTCTTTGATAATTCCAAACGTCTGCTCGACATCGATTTCTCCGACGTCATCATCGAGCGCGTCGTGCATCGTGATGGCGCGAATGAGTATCTCCTCAATGGTTCGGTAGTGCGCCTCAAGGATGTCATCCGGCTCCTCGCCGGTGCTAACATCGGTGGCTCGGGCTACCAGATCATTTCCCAGGGCGAAGCAGATCGCATTCTCAATGCATCTCCCAAAGAGCGACGCGAGATGGTGGAGGATGCGCTTGGGCTGAAGCTGTACCAGCACAAGAAAGCAGAATCGGAGCGTAAATTGGCCGAGACCGCGGTGAATATCGATAAGACGAAATCTCTCCGCAGGGAACTCGCGCCACACCTAAAATTCTTGCAGACCCAGGTCGAGAAGATCGAGAAAGCTCGCGAGATGAAGGCTGACCTCGCGTATAAACTCTCTGATTACCTCGCGCGTGAGAATGCCTATCTCGCGATGGAGGCGACAAGGCTTACCGACGAATCAAAGGAACGCGAACACGAGATCAAACAGCTGGAGCATCGTCTGAAAGATGCTCGTGCGGTGAAGGGGGATGGTCCGCAAGAGAATCGCTCGCTCCCGCTTCTGCAGAAGTTGGAATCGCTCCAGAATGAACTAAGTAACGCTCGCCGGAAGCGCGAGGAGATCGTGCGCGAGCTTGGCCGCGCCGAGGGTGCGCTTGAAGCGGTTGCCATCACCGTCGAGACAGGCATACCGGCACCGCAGGTGCGTGAATTCGTACGCGAGATCACGGATTCCATCGAACGCGCCGAAGCGCAGGATGATATCGCCGGAATCCGCGCGCTTCTCTCGCAGCTCCGTGGACGTATCCATGCGTTCATTGACGGTCTCTCTGGTGCGGCACCTGTCACTCATGAAGAAACAAGGCGGGAAGTCGAGCGTCTAACCGAGTCCCTTTCCAAGGCCGAAGCGGAAGAATCGCGTCTCGCAAAAGAAATGGAGCACGTGCGCAGCGAGATCACCAAAGCGCGTGAGGCGTCATTTGCCGCAGAGCGCGAAGAGGTGCGTGTCGAAGCGCAACTGCGCGAATCGCAATCCAAGATGATGGCGCTGCGCAGCGAGTTCGAGCATTCCAAGGATCTGAAACGTCGTTTCGAGGAAGAGGTTCGTGAAGGTATAGCCCTCTTGGGTACGGCGTTCGAGGGATGGAATACGCACGAGGTCCCGCAGGGCGCTCTTTCGGAAGATCGCCGCGAGCAGGAGAAACGCCGCCGTGAGATCGAGCGATTGAAGATCAAGATCGAGGAAGCGGGTGTCGGTGGTGGTGATGCGGTCGTGCGTGAATACAACCAGACGATCGAACGCGATGCATTCCTTCTCAAGGAACTCGACGATCTCGAGAAGTCTGCTCGTGCGCTGCAGGATCTCATCGCGGAATTGGAGAAGACCATCGACGCTCGATTCACCGAAGGCTTGAAGCACATCAATGAGGCGCTCAAGCTCTTCTTCGCGAAGCTTTTCGGCGGCGGCGAAGCGAAGCTCGAGGTGGAAGAGCCGAAGCGTGTCCGACGCGCTCGCGGTGAAGAGATCGACGAGGAAGAAGCGGTCGTCGACGAAGAGGAGGAGCTCTACGCAGGCCTCTCGATCGCGGTCTCGCTTCCGCGCAAGAAGGTGCGCGGATTGGAAGTGCTCTCCGGTGGTGAGCGCGCACTCACCTCGATCGCACTCATCTTTTCCATGTCGCAGGTGAATCCGCCGCCCTTCCTGATCCTCGACGAGACCGATGCCGCCCTTGATGAGGCCAATTCCAAGCGCTACGCGGACATGATCATGGAGCTGGGGAAGAAGAGCCAGCTCATCGTCATCACCCACAACCGCTCGACCATGTCGGCGGCAGGGGAGCTCTACGGGGTCACCATGAGCCAGGACGGGGTGTCCAAGATCCTCTCCGTGAAGCTCGAGGAGGCCGAGCGGGTGGCAAAATAG
- the rpsP gene encoding 30S ribosomal protein S16 yields the protein MLKIRLQRTGRTNNPSYRVVVTEHTNGPKSGRATEILGSYNPKTKERTLNEDRIKHWLKNGAQASGTMHNMLVSVGIIAGKKINVLPKKTAPKKEEPVAEAPAAPVAEAPAAEEAAPEAAAEETPAQA from the coding sequence ATGTTAAAGATCCGATTACAGCGCACCGGCCGCACCAACAACCCGTCCTATCGCGTGGTGGTTACTGAGCACACGAATGGCCCGAAGTCCGGTCGTGCTACCGAGATCCTCGGCTCCTACAATCCTAAGACCAAGGAGCGCACACTCAACGAGGACCGCATCAAGCACTGGCTCAAGAACGGTGCACAGGCTTCCGGCACCATGCACAACATGCTTGTCTCCGTCGGCATCATCGCCGGCAAGAAGATCAACGTCCTCCCGAAGAAGACGGCTCCGAAGAAGGAAGAGCCTGTTGCTGAAGCTCCGGCTGCACCTGTAGCAGAAGCGCCAGCAGCTGAAGAAGCAGCTCCTGAAGCGGCAGCAGAAGAGACTCCTGCACAGGCGTAG
- a CDS encoding KH domain-containing protein has translation MEQDQKFLEYVVTSLVDNPNDVKINRTVDEMGVLLTLSVNKDDMGKIIGRSGATAKAIRTILRVVGMKNEARVNLKIEEPEGSERRFGEGERDRSVDDVINDLKNGQ, from the coding sequence ATGGAACAAGATCAGAAGTTTCTTGAATACGTCGTTACTTCGCTCGTCGATAATCCGAACGACGTGAAGATCAATCGCACCGTCGACGAAATGGGAGTCCTCCTTACGCTCTCGGTCAACAAAGACGACATGGGCAAGATCATCGGTCGCTCGGGCGCGACGGCGAAAGCCATCCGCACCATCCTCCGTGTCGTCGGTATGAAGAACGAGGCGCGCGTCAATCTCAAGATCGAAGAACCGGAAGGCAGCGAACGCCGCTTCGGTGAAGGGGAGCGCGATCGCTCGGTTGATGATGTCATCAACGATCTGAAGAACGGTCAGTAA
- the trmD gene encoding tRNA (guanosine(37)-N1)-methyltransferase TrmD, translating into MHFHIVTLFPESIAGYFATSMLKRAQEDGYIKVSLYNPKDFTESWKERIDRRPYGGGPGMVLAPEPMLKAAEKALKKAGKANVTRIFFSPSGAEFDAKMAKSLAKKKHILMICGHYEGVDARVQKILKAKPVSTGPYVLTGGELPAATMVDAIARHVKGVLGDINSLEENRVSSPAVYTRPATLLWKKRKYHVPEVLKSGHHAKIDEWKKKQQG; encoded by the coding sequence ATCCACTTCCATATCGTGACGCTGTTCCCGGAATCCATCGCCGGGTATTTCGCGACATCGATGCTCAAGCGCGCGCAGGAAGACGGCTACATCAAAGTCTCGCTCTACAATCCGAAGGATTTCACGGAGAGCTGGAAGGAGCGTATCGATCGACGCCCCTATGGTGGCGGTCCGGGCATGGTGCTTGCTCCCGAGCCGATGCTCAAAGCGGCAGAGAAGGCGCTCAAGAAAGCAGGGAAAGCGAATGTCACCCGCATCTTCTTCTCGCCGTCAGGTGCGGAGTTCGATGCGAAGATGGCGAAATCTCTGGCGAAGAAGAAACATATCTTGATGATCTGCGGTCACTACGAAGGCGTGGATGCGCGCGTGCAGAAGATATTGAAGGCGAAACCGGTCTCGACCGGTCCCTATGTACTCACGGGCGGTGAATTGCCGGCAGCGACGATGGTCGATGCCATCGCACGACATGTGAAGGGGGTTCTTGGCGACATCAATTCGCTCGAAGAGAATCGCGTCTCCTCTCCGGCGGTCTACACGCGTCCGGCGACGCTCCTATGGAAGAAGCGGAAGTACCATGTACCGGAGGTCTTGAAATCGGGTCATCATGCCAAGATCGACGAGTGGAAGAAGAAGCAACAGGGTTGA
- a CDS encoding DNA-directed RNA polymerase subunit beta yields the protein MAKKTRALPQKFFGKFKEPLVELPNLVESQLESFEQLVKDGAAKVFKEFSPINDHAGKKFSLTLSDFTFGPVRWDEEYAKRTMRTYEAPLSVVAKLKNKTTGSEKEQEIFIADFPWMTKHGTFIINGVERIVVPQLARSYGVFFEAVPYKGKNYFAAKIIPSRGVWIEIESDPDGGIYVKIDRKRRFPVTSLLRVLGAENEKEIQALFKDETARVAIANTLTHDTAKSVEESFIEIYRRLRDGDIANADTATDHVSGLLSEERYDLSKVGRFHFNRRFDLPTDEKHLTRQTLNLDDMVRIITLIAQSNNNPDAQADDIDHLGFRRVRFVGELLEQRMRIGLSRMKRNIQDRMAMVDVETTLPVQFVNPRPFQASIREFFTTDQLSQLMQQYNSLDEIEHLRTLSTLGRGGLVSERAGLEVRDVHSSHYGRVCPIHTPEGKNIGLVLHMALYSRPNEFGIIETPYAKVAKGKLTGEIVYMNALEEEQYSIAHAAIPRTEDGKLIPETIEVRKRGEPTIVAREEVDLVEISTNQPFSVATSLIPFVENDDANRALMGSNMQKQAVPLIIPDAPLVSTGIEGAAARDSGRLLLAAEAGEVTYVDARTIKVKNNDGKTKEYELVNFSRTNGFTSFHQRPSVAVGDKVKKGGVLADAATSDNGQLAIGQNLRVAFLPWFGANFEDAIVISERLAKDARFTSIHMEEFVCVVRDTKLGPEVTTHDIPNVSEFKLRNLDEEGIVRIGAEVRTGDILVGKVTPKGETQLTPEERLLHAIFGEKAKDVKDTSMRMEGGKRGRVVSVKVFSRENGDVLESGVIKRVHVEVAQLRTVSVGDKLAGRHGNKGVISRVLPEEDMPFDENGEPVDVILTPLGVPSRMNLGQILELHLGLAADSLGYQAVVPSFAGATEEEIMEELKKAGHSVDGKRTLFDGRTGEPFAQKVSVGVMYMLKLHHMVEDKIHMRSIGPYSLTTQQPLGGKAQNGGQRVGEMEVWAFLGYGAAHSLREILTYKSDDILGRSAAFDAIVSGERIKESNTPATFNVLIRHLRGLGIDMEFKNDNGENA from the coding sequence ATGGCAAAGAAAACGCGTGCATTGCCTCAGAAGTTCTTCGGCAAGTTCAAGGAGCCGCTCGTGGAGCTTCCTAACTTGGTGGAGAGCCAGCTCGAATCGTTCGAGCAGCTCGTCAAAGACGGGGCCGCAAAGGTCTTCAAGGAGTTCTCTCCGATCAACGACCATGCGGGAAAGAAGTTTTCGCTCACGTTGAGCGATTTTACCTTTGGTCCGGTCCGCTGGGACGAAGAGTATGCGAAGCGCACGATGCGCACCTATGAGGCGCCGCTCAGCGTCGTCGCGAAGCTTAAGAACAAGACCACCGGCTCCGAGAAGGAGCAGGAGATCTTCATCGCGGATTTCCCGTGGATGACGAAGCACGGTACGTTCATCATCAATGGTGTCGAGCGCATCGTCGTCCCGCAGCTCGCACGTTCCTACGGCGTCTTCTTCGAAGCGGTGCCGTACAAGGGCAAGAACTACTTCGCCGCGAAGATCATCCCGTCGCGCGGTGTCTGGATCGAGATCGAATCCGACCCTGATGGCGGCATCTACGTGAAGATCGACCGCAAGCGTCGCTTCCCGGTGACGTCCCTCCTGCGTGTCCTCGGTGCCGAGAACGAGAAGGAGATCCAGGCCCTCTTCAAGGACGAAACCGCACGCGTGGCTATCGCGAACACCCTCACCCACGACACCGCGAAATCGGTGGAGGAGTCGTTCATCGAGATCTACCGCCGTCTGCGCGATGGAGACATCGCGAATGCGGACACCGCGACGGATCACGTCTCGGGACTTCTTTCCGAGGAGCGCTACGATCTCTCGAAGGTCGGTCGCTTCCACTTCAATCGTCGCTTCGATCTCCCGACGGACGAGAAGCATCTCACACGCCAGACCCTCAACCTCGACGATATGGTGCGCATCATCACGCTCATCGCGCAGTCGAACAACAATCCTGACGCGCAGGCAGATGATATCGACCACCTCGGCTTCCGCCGTGTCCGTTTCGTCGGCGAACTCTTGGAGCAGCGCATGCGCATCGGTCTCTCGCGCATGAAGCGCAACATCCAGGACCGCATGGCGATGGTGGATGTCGAGACGACGCTTCCGGTCCAGTTCGTGAACCCGCGTCCGTTCCAGGCATCGATCCGTGAATTCTTCACGACCGACCAGCTCTCGCAGCTCATGCAGCAGTACAACTCGCTCGATGAGATCGAACATCTCCGCACGCTCTCGACCCTCGGTCGCGGCGGTCTCGTTTCGGAACGCGCTGGTCTCGAAGTTCGTGACGTCCACTCGTCCCACTACGGCCGCGTCTGTCCGATCCACACGCCGGAAGGTAAGAACATCGGCCTCGTCCTCCACATGGCGCTCTATAGCCGCCCGAACGAATTCGGCATCATCGAGACGCCGTACGCGAAGGTGGCGAAGGGCAAGCTCACCGGGGAGATCGTGTATATGAACGCGCTCGAGGAAGAGCAGTACTCCATCGCGCACGCGGCGATCCCGCGCACCGAAGACGGCAAGCTCATCCCGGAGACCATCGAGGTCCGCAAGCGCGGCGAGCCGACGATCGTCGCTCGTGAGGAAGTCGATCTCGTCGAGATCTCGACCAACCAGCCGTTCTCCGTCGCGACCTCGCTCATCCCGTTCGTCGAGAACGACGACGCGAACCGCGCACTCATGGGCTCCAACATGCAGAAGCAGGCGGTGCCGCTCATCATTCCTGATGCGCCGCTCGTCTCGACCGGCATCGAAGGTGCAGCAGCGCGCGACTCCGGCCGCCTCCTCCTCGCCGCAGAAGCAGGTGAGGTTACCTACGTCGATGCACGCACCATCAAGGTGAAGAATAACGACGGTAAGACCAAGGAATACGAGCTCGTGAACTTCTCCCGAACGAACGGCTTCACCTCGTTCCATCAGCGCCCATCGGTCGCGGTCGGCGACAAGGTCAAGAAGGGAGGTGTGCTCGCTGATGCGGCTACGTCGGACAACGGCCAGCTCGCGATCGGCCAGAACCTCCGCGTCGCCTTCCTTCCATGGTTCGGTGCGAACTTCGAAGACGCAATCGTCATCTCGGAGCGTCTCGCAAAGGATGCGCGCTTCACCTCCATCCACATGGAGGAGTTCGTCTGCGTCGTGCGCGACACCAAGCTCGGACCTGAGGTCACGACCCACGACATCCCGAACGTTTCTGAATTCAAACTCCGCAATCTCGATGAGGAAGGTATCGTCCGCATCGGTGCAGAAGTCCGCACGGGAGATATCCTCGTCGGTAAGGTGACCCCGAAGGGTGAGACCCAGCTCACGCCGGAAGAACGCCTCCTCCACGCGATCTTCGGTGAGAAGGCAAAGGATGTTAAGGACACCTCGATGCGCATGGAAGGCGGTAAGCGAGGTCGCGTCGTCTCGGTCAAAGTCTTCTCCCGCGAGAACGGCGATGTGCTCGAGTCTGGCGTCATCAAGCGCGTGCATGTTGAAGTCGCACAGCTCCGCACCGTCTCGGTCGGCGACAAGCTCGCAGGCCGTCACGGTAACAAGGGTGTCATCTCCCGCGTGCTTCCTGAGGAAGATATGCCATTCGATGAGAACGGCGAGCCGGTCGATGTGATCCTCACTCCGCTCGGCGTCCCGTCTCGTATGAACCTCGGTCAGATCCTCGAGCTTCACCTCGGTCTTGCCGCTGATTCTCTCGGCTACCAGGCAGTCGTCCCGTCGTTCGCAGGCGCGACGGAAGAAGAGATCATGGAAGAGCTTAAGAAGGCTGGCCATTCAGTAGACGGCAAGCGCACGCTCTTCGATGGTCGCACCGGTGAGCCGTTCGCACAGAAGGTCTCCGTCGGCGTCATGTACATGCTCAAGCTGCACCACATGGTTGAGGACAAGATCCATATGCGTAGCATCGGTCCCTACAGTCTCACCACGCAGCAGCCGCTCGGTGGTAAGGCACAGAACGGTGGTCAGCGTGTCGGAGAAATGGAAGTGTGGGCGTTCCTCGGGTACGGGGCAGCTCACTCACTCCGCGAAATCCTCACGTACAAGTCTGACGACATCCTCGGTCGTTCAGCAGCCTTCGACGCAATCGTCAGCGGCGAGCGCATCAAGGAATCGAATACTCCAGCTACCTTCAATGTCCTCATCCGACACCTGCGTGGTCTCGGTATCGACATGGAATTTAAGAACGATAACGGCGAGAACGCATAA